DNA from Streptomyces sp. Edi4:
ACCGGCGGCCAGGCCGGCCAGGGTGCCGCCGGTGCCGCAGGCCACCCCGACCACGTCCGTTACTCCGCGCAGCTCCTCGCCGAGCGCCGTACAGCCCCGTACCGCAAGGGAGTTGCTGCCGCCCTCGGGCACGACGTACGCGTCACGCCCGAGCAGGTCGAGCAGGCCCGCGAGCACGTCCGGCGAGGACTTGCGCCGGTAGAGCGCGCGGTCGACGAAGTGGAGCCGCATGCCGTCCGCCGCGCACCGGGCGAGGGAGGGGTTGAGCGGCCGGCCCGCGAGCTCGTCGCCGCGTACGACCCCGATCGTGGGGAAGCCGAGCAGCCGCCCGGCCGCGGCGGTCGCGCGCAGGTGGTTGGAGTAGGCGCCGCCGAAGGTGAGGACGGGCCGGCCCGCCGCGGCCCGCAGGTTGAGGATCAGCTTGCGCCATTTGTTGCCGACCAGGTCGGGGTGGATCAGATCGTCCCGCTTGAGGAAGAGCCGTACCCCGTGCCGCGCGAAACGCTCGTCCGCCGCCTCCTCCAGGGGGGAGGGCAGGCGGGGGGCGAGCGTTTCGGGGTTCATGCGTCCATTGTCACTTCAGCCGGTCGCGCACGCGTTCGCGCAGCCAGTCCATGGTGAACCCGCGCGGATCCACCTTGCCGACCTGCCACTCCTTGTGGCCGATGACGGAGCGCTCGGTCCAGCGGTAGTGACGGCAGACGGCGGCCGCCGCCTTCTCGACGGCGTCGAGCTGGGCCTGGGGCCACGGGTCCTTGCCGTCCCCCAGGTTCTCGCACTCGAAGCCGTAGAAGTGCGTGTTCCCGTCGGTGTCGTTCTTCACCGGCGGCGGCAGCCGCTTCTCGGCGATCACGGCGCGCAGCACATCACCGTCGCCCGCGCCCGCGTGGTTGGCCCGGCCGTTGCCGACGAGGTGGACCCGGCCGTCCTTGGTGATCACGCCGTGGCACAGCGGTCCCGGCAGCGACTCGTAACCGTCGTAGCAGAGGCGGACCGTCGCGTCGGACCCGCTGGTGGCGGTGTGGTGGATGACGACGCCGTTGACCGGGCCCCAGCCGCCGTGCCCGGCCCGGTTGTGGCCGCGCCACTGGCCGGTCTCCACGACGGTGAGGCCTTCGGCGCGCAGGGCGGCGAGGAACTGGTCTGCGGACATGGGTGGGGCCATGGCCGCCTCCTTCCATAGCGGTACGGAACATCTCATACCGCTTGTACCCCAACTCCCGCTATGGGGCGATCTGTTCGGTTTGGTGAGCGAGCCGATCCGGACAGCCCGCCGCCGCCGCGCGACGCGTCAGTCCTGGGCGAGCCAGAGGTCGGGGCCGAAGACCTCGTAGTGGATGTCGGCCGCCGCCACGCCCTTGGCGAGCAGCTGGGTGCGGACCGCGCGCATGAACGGGAGCGGGCCGCAGAGGTAGGCGCGGGTGCCCGACGGCACCGGGAGCGCCGTCAGGTCGACCAGACCGGTGCGGTCGGCGGGGTGGCCGGGCTCCGGGTTCTCGTACCAGAAGTGGGCGGCCGCGTGCGGGAGTTTGGCGGTCAGCGCCGCGTGGTCGTCGCGCAGCGGGTGCTCTGCGGGGGAGCGGTCGGCGTGCACCACGGTCACCGGGGAGCGGTGCCCTTCGGCCGCCAGCTGCTCCAGCATGGACACCATCGGGGTGCAGCCGACCCCGGCGGAGGCGAGCAGCAGAGGAGCGTCGCCGCCGTCGAGCACGAGGTCACCGTACGGGGCCGAGACGCGCAGCGTGTCGCCCTCGCGGACCCGGGCGTGGAGGTGGCTGGAAACCTCGCCGTCAGGGGCGCCCTTGACGCGCTTGACGGTGATGGAGCGCAGCTCGCCACCGGGCGCGGAGGTGAGGCTGTACTGGCGGATCTGACGGGCGCCGTCGGCCAGTTCGACCTGGACGGAGACGTACTGGCCGGGCTTGAAGTCCGGGGCGGGCGCGCCGTCGGCGGGGCGCAGGCGGAAGGTGGCGCAGTCGGCGGTCTCCTCGGTGCGCCCGGCCACGGTCCACTCGCGCCAGACGTCGCCCGCGAGCACGCCGCGTTCCGCGTAGAGGCGGTCCTCGATGGCGATGAGGGCGTTGGCCATCAGCCAGTACACCTCGTCCCATGCCTCGGCCACCTCAGCGGTCACCGCCTCGCCGAGCACCTCCACGATGGCGGCGAAAAGGTGCTCGTGGACGACCTTGTACTGCTCGGCGGTGACGCCGAGGGAGGCGTGCTTGTGGGCGATGCGGCCGAGCATGACGTCCGGACGGTCCTCCGGGCGGTCCACCAGGTGGGTGGCGAACGCGGCTATGGACCCGGCGAGCGCCTGCTTCTGGAGGCCGGCCGCCTGGTTGCCCCGGTTGAACAGGTCGCGCAGCAGCCCGGGGTGCGCGGCGAACAGACGCTCGTAGAACCGTTCGGTGATGGTGCCGATGGCCGCTCCGACGGCGGGCAGGGTGGCGCGTACGGTCGCGGTCGACTTCTCGGACAGCATCGCTGACTCTCCTTGGGGCCTTGAATTGGTATTCGAGACTCTAATTTAAGGAGCTCCGGCACCCGGATCCGGGGGTGGGGTGGGCGGATCAGCGCAGGGTGATGCCGAGCAGCAGCGGGCCCGTCGGGGCGGCGACCAGGTCTTCCACGGTGAGCTCGTCGAGGGAGTCGTAGAACGCCTCCTGGGCGCGGCGCAGCGCCCGGCGCAGCCGGCACGCGGCGGCGAGCGGGCACGGCACCGTACCCTCGCAGTCCACCACGTCGCCCGGCCCCTCGAGCTCCCGCACCAGGCCGCCCACCGAGGCCAGACGGCCCGCGGTGGTGAGCGTGAGGCCTCCGCCCCGGCCGCGCCGCGCCTCGATGAGGCCGAGGTGCTGGAGCCGGGCGACGACCTTGGCGGTGTGGGTGTAGGCGATGCGCATCGCGTCCGCCACCTCCCGCGTGGTGGGCGGGGCCTGGCCATCCGCGGCCTCGGTGTTCTCGACGACGGCCAGGCGCATCAGCACCCGCAGCGCCAAATCGGTGAATCTCGTCAGCCGCATGCGAGCACCGTAGAGAAGGTGCATCCACGCGGCAAATTAAAGACCCCGCCGCCCGCCGGGAACTGTTCGAGCGGCGCGCGGGACTGCCCGTACCGGAGGCGTTCTAGTCCCACTCATTTGAGTAATGGCGCGCCGACTCTCCGTAATGGGAGGGTTCTCAGCGCAGTACGGCTTGAAGATCGCGAGAGCGCCCAGTAAGGAGTCACATGTCGGTCGAGGCAGGTCCCGAGAACCGCGCGCAACAGAGTCTCGGCACAGCCGCCGCGCGGAACTTGGCGACCACCACCAAGTCCGCCCCCCAGATGCAGGAGATCACCTCCCGGTGGCTGCTGCGCACGCTGCCGTGGGTGCAGGTGCAGGGCGGTACGTACCGGGTCAACCGACGGCTCAGCTACTCCGTGGGAGACGGCCGGGTCACCTTCGTGCAGACCGGGGAGCGGGTCGCCGTCATCCCCGCCGAACTGGGTGAGCTGCCGGCCCTGCGCGACTACGAGGACGACGGGGCGCTCAGCGAGCTCGCCGGCCGCTGTGAGCAGCGCGAGTACGGGGCGGGCGAGGTCATCGTCACCGCGGGCGATGTGACGGACCGGGTGTTCCTGCTCGCGCACGGCAGGGCCGAGAAGGTCGGCGCCGGCCAGTACGGCGCGGAGACGGGCCTCGGCTTCCTCGCCGACGGCGCCTACTTCGGCGAGCAGGCCCTCGTCTCGGGCGACGCCACCTGGCAGTGGTCGGTCCGCGCCACCACCGCGTGCACCGTCCTGGTCCTCAGCCGGGCCGACGTGCTGAACCTCGCCGAGCGCTCCGAGTCGTTGCAGGCCCACCTCACGGCGGTTTCCAGCCTGCCGGAGCAGCGCACCAACAAGTACGGCGAAGCGGCGATCGACCTGTCGGCAGGCCACGTCGGCGAAGCGGTCATCCCGCACACCTTCGTCGACTACGAGAGCGCCCCCCGCGAGTACGAACTCTCCGTGGCGCAGACCGTGTTGAAGGTCCACAGCCGCGTCGCCGACCTCTACAACCAGCCGATGAACCAGACCGAGCACCAGCTCCGTCTGACGGTCGAGGCGCTGCGCGAGCGCCAGGAACACGAGCTCATCAACAACCGCGAGTTCGGCCTCCTGTCCAACTGCGACTACGGCCAGCGGATCCAGCCGCACGACGGCGTGCCGAGCCCCGACGACATGGACGAACTGCTCTCGCGCCGCCGCGGTTCCAAGCTCTTCCTCGCCCACCCCCGCGCGATCGCCGCCTTCGGGCGCGAGTGCAACAAGCGCGGCCTGGTCCCCGAGTCCGTCGAGGTGGCGGGCACCCACCTGATGGCCTGGCGCGGGGTGCCGATCTTCCCGTGCAACAAGATCCCGGTGAGCGAGGCCCGTACGACCTCGATCCTGTGCATGCGTACCGGCGAGGAGCAGCAGGGCGTCATCGGCCTCCAGCAGTCCGGCATCCCGGACGAGGTCGAGCCGAGCCTTTCGGTGCGCTTCATGGGCATCGACGAGCAGGCGATCATCTCCTACCTGGTCACGGCGTACTATTCGGCCGCCATCCTGGTGCCCGACGCGCTCGGCGTCCTGGAGAACGTCGAGGTCAGCCGCTGGCGGTGAGCCTCAGGACCGGGCGCACCCGCGCGGTGCGCCCGGCGCCGACGTCCCCTCGGAGAAAGGCCACACCTGTTGGCAATGCCGGATGCCATGGAGGGCCGCGAGGCCGTTGAACTCCTTGAGCGGACCCGCGCCGTCGTCAATCCCCAACTGCGCGAGACCGTCCAGTCGTTGCCGCGATCCATGCGCCGGGTCGCCCAATACCACTTCGGCTGGGAGCAGGCCGACGGCACCCCGGCCGGCGCCCACGCGGGCAAGGCGATCCGCCCGGCCCTCGTGCTGGCCGCCGCGACCGCGTTCGGCGGCCGTCCCGAAGCGGCGGTACGGGCGGCGGCCGCCGTCGAACTCGTCCACAACTTCCACCTGCTCCACGACGACGTCATCGACGAGGACGCCACCCGGCACCACCGCCCCACCGCCTGGACCGTCTTCGGCGCCGCGGACGCCATCCTCGTGGGGGACGCGCTGCTCGCCCTCGCGCTGCGCGTGCTCGCCGACGACCAGCACCCCGCGGCCGCCGCCGCCTCCGCCCGGATCACCGCCTGCGTCATCGAGCTGTGCGCGGGCCAGCAGGCCGATCGCGCCTTCGAGGACCGGGGCCCCCAGGACGTCTCGCTCGACGAGTGCTTGGCCATGGCGATGGCCAGGACGGGGGCGCTGCTCGGCTGCGCCTGCGCGCTCGGCGCTCTGTACGCGGGCGCGGGCGACGAGGAGGTCGCCGCCATGGACGCGTTCGGCCGCGAGGCGGGGCTCGCCTTCCAGCTCATCGACGACCTGATCGGCATCTGGGGCGACCCCGGGCACACCGGGAAGCCCGCGGGCGCCGACCTGGCCGCGCACAAGAAGTCCCTGCCGGTCGTCGCCGCGCTCGGCTCGGACACCCCGGCGGCCGCCGAACTCGCCGGGCTCCACCGGGGCCCGATGGGGTCCGAAGCGGTCCGCAGGGCCGCCGACGCGGTCGAGCGGGCCGGCGGGCGCGACTGGGCCCAGATCCACGCCGCCGACCGGATGTCCCGCGCCGTCGGCCACTTGGCGCGCGCCGTGCCCGACCTCACCTCGGCGGGCGAACTCCTGGCCCTCGCCGAGTTCGTGACCCGCCGCGCCCGGTGAGCCGTCGTACGGATTCCGGCATCAGCGAGTGCCGAAATGGCCGGAGTCGCCCCAATTGCCGACCATCGCAGCCCAGTTGACCGCCTCGCCGCTCAGGCGACAACGGGGTGCTCGGCTCGAAGGGCACAAGGAAGCGGTAACACTCATTTCGGTCACCCCCTGTGACGAACGGCAGGGTACGCCGCTAATCTCCGCCCATGACACCACAGTCATGGGCGGGTTGGTATCGCGACCGCCTAGGATCAGAAGCGCTGACGATCACCACGGACGGGACGCAACTGCGGACCCGGATCAGGGGGGTCGACTTCGCCGGAGCGAGCTTCGACTCGCTCGGGCCCGTACCGGGGATACCGACGGAGAGCGGCACCTTCGCGCTCGACGGCGGGAACCTCCGTGACTTCGTCCTCGAATGGGACATGCCCGTGCCCATCTCATCGGACGACGGCGCCGTCCAGGAGGCCACGCTCAGCTGTCTGCTCTCCCTCAAGCCGCCGGAGCCCGACCTCGGCGTCGCCCTGCACTACGGGGGAGCGGTGTACGCCAGCGGCCGGGCGGAGCTCGACTTCGGCTCGGTCCTGAATGACATCCGGCGCCAACTCCCGTCCGGCGCAAGCCTCCAGCCGTCCGCCCTGGACGCGATCTAGCCGAGCCCGTTCCCGTCTGTTTCCCACGCGGCCGCCGCGCCCCGAAGAGCCCGCCCCCGGACTCCTCGGCGCACGGCGGCCGCTCCACGTCGTCCCGGGGGCGCTCCCCTCCCTCCTCCGGTCTCCCTCCCTCCTCCGGTCCGGATTGTTCTCCCGCTATCCTCGTTGTTCTACTACTATGCAAACAACACGCGCACCCAACGGGGACCAACGGCGAACCAACAGGGAAGAGGTGCGCACGAGGAGGCATCGATGAACCGGGTCCGCTACCGCTTAATGGCCGTCACCGCGCTGCCGTTCCTGCTCGCGCTTGCCGCCGACCTGACGGCGTACGCATTCCTTCGCGACCGGCTGCCGGAGCCGATGGCCAGTCACTTCACCGGGCGCGGTCACTCCGACGACACGGCGAGCCGCGCCTCCTTCCTGGGCCTCGCCGCCGCCCTGCACCTCGGGCTCGGAGCCGTTTGGGGTCTGGTCGTGCTGACCGCCACCAACGTGCGGGGCACGCGTTGGATGATCGCTGCCGGGTACGCCACGGCGGGGTTCGTCGGGTACCTCATGGTCGCCGTGCTCCTCGCCAACGCCGGCGTGAGCGACCCGGACCGGGTGCGGATGCCGTTGTGGCACATCGCCGTCGGCGCGGGCGTCGGCGCGCTCGGGGCGGGCATCGGGCGGCTGCTCATGGTGGCGCTGCCCGCCTCGGACCCCGAGCCGTCGCAGGGTCCTGGCGAGTCCCCGCGTCTCGACCTCGCCGAAGGTGAGGCGGCCGGCTGGATGCGCCGGGCGCCATCGAGGGTCCTGTCCGTGGTGGGAGTGGCGCTGCTCGTCTTCGGCGTCGTACTGATGCTCACCGCGGGCCCGGTCGGCGCGGTCGGCGCACTGCCGGCCGGCCTGCTCTGCCTCGCCTTCTCCCGCCCCTACGTCACCGTGGACCGGCACGGCCTGACCGCCCGGCCCACCGTGCTGCCCTGGCCGCGCATACGGGTGCCGCTGTCCGACATCGACCGGGCCGACAGCAGGCACATCGACATTCCGACGGAGTACGGGGGCTGGGGCTACCGCTTCCGTCCGGGCGGGTCGGGTCTCATGCTGCGCTCGGGCGAGGCGATCGTCGTACGGCGCCTGAGCGGCCGGGAGTTCGCGGTGACGGTGGACGACTCGGCCAAGGCGGCGGCGCTGCTCAACACCCTGGCCCACCGGGCGAAGGCGGGACGCTGATGCTCTTCCGTGTCGACCCCGCCTCGCCCCAGCCGCTCGGCGACCAGATCGCGGCATCGGTGCGCCGCGCGATCGCCGAGGGCGAGGTGGCGCCCGGCGACCGCCTGCCCTCGGCCCGCTCCCTCGCGGACTCCCTGGGCGTCAACGTTCATACGGTCCTGAGGGGTTACCAGCGCCTGCGCGACGAGGGCCTGATCGAGCTGCGCCGGGGCCGGGGAGCGGTGGTCGTGGGCGACCCGGGGGCGGGGGGCCTGGCGGCCCTCATGCTGCGCGTGCGCGAACTGGTCGCCGATGCGCGGGAGTTGGGGCTTACGGAAGAAGAGGTGGTGCGGCTGGTGAGGCGCGGGCTCGGGTGAGGGCGGCGTCGTGTGGTCAGTACGTCTGGAGCTCCACCAGGTTCCCGTCCGGGTCCAGGATGTGTGCGGCCCGCATGCCCGGGCCCCACTCCGGCAGGTCCCGCGCCGGGGCCGCGACGGTGCCGCCCGCGTCCGCGCACAGCGCGACGGCGGCGTCCAGCGCCTCGCGCGAGGCCACGTGGATCACCAGGGACCCGCCGCCGCGTGGCACCCGGTCCTCACCGAGCGCGGCGACCATCGCGGCCCGGGCGAACAGCGCGAGCGCCGTACGGCCCTCCGCCGCGTCCCAACTGGCGTACCCGGACGAGGCGTTGCCTCGTGCGAGGGCGCAACCGGTGAGCCGGGGGAGCACGGCGTCGTAGAAACGGAACGCCGGTTCGTAACGGTCGACGAGAAGCCGGGGGTAGGGAGGCTCCAGAGGTTCCATGCGACCGAACCTAACCCGGAGGCCGCACTTCCGCGCTGTGCGCCGGGTCACGCCGCGTCCGGCGTCCCGGCCACTCCTCACGGTGGCTCAGGGCGTGACGTGCGCCGCGCCGTTGGACTGCGCGCACCTGATCGCCCGGCGGGCCGGATGCCCTCCATCCGCATGCGCCTAGGCTGCGGGCATGCACCGCATTCTCGTGACCGGGAGCACCGGAGCCGGCAAGTCCACCCTGGCGCGCGCTCTGGGGGAGCGGATCGGCGTGCCGTATTACGAGATGGACGCCCTGTTCTACGCCGGACCGGGCTGGGCCGAGGACCCCCGGTTCGGGACGCGGGTGGCCGAGATCGCGTCCACCGGGGCCTGGGTCTTCGACTCCTACGGCCCGACAGAGGTCCGCGACCTGCTGTGGGAACGCGCGGACACGGTGGTGTGGCTGGACTATCCGCGCCGCGTCGTCATGCCGCGGGTGCTGCGCAGGTCGGCGCGCAGGACGCTGACGCGGGAACGGGTCTTCAACGGCAACCGCGAGACCCTGACGGGCTGGTTCCGCCCCGAGCACCCGGCCCGCTGGTCCTGGGCCCAGCACACGTCCCGCGCCGCCGACATCGCCGCCCGGGCCCGAAACCCCGACTACGAGCCCCTGCGCACGGTACGCCTCACGACCCCGCGCCAGACAAAGACCTGGCTCGCCCGCCTGCCCGCCGCGCCCGCGCCGCCCCCATGACGAAGAGACCCGACCAAACCCCGGCCGGGCCCCTCCAGCGTGCTGCTTTTCCTTCGGCGAAACCGGCCTGGATCAGGCCTTCTTGGTCTCCCAGAAGATGCGGTCGATCTCGGCGATGAGTTCGAGCGCCTTCTCGCCGGTCTTGGGGTCGGTCGACGCCTTCGCGGCCGAGAGGGCCTTGAGGGTGTCGTTGACCAGCTGGTGGAGCTCGGGGTACTTCTCGAAGTGCGGGGGCTTGAAGTAGTCGCTCCACAGCACGGAGACGTGGTGCTTCGCGAGCTCCGCACGCTGTTCCTTGATGACCACGGCACGCGCACGGAAGTGCGGGTCCTCGTTGGCCTGGAACTTCTCCTGCACGGCCTTGACCGACTCCGCCTCGATGCGGGCCTGGGCCGGGTCGTACACACCGCAGGGCAGGTCGCAGTGCGCGCTGACCTTCACCTTGGGGGCAAACAGGCGGGAAAGCATTGAGCTGTCCTTCCTCGTGATCGTCTTCTCAGGTGGGACATTACTCGGTGAGAGACGGTATTTCGCGGGTGCCCCCATGGGCTTAGGTCAAAAGTCCAGGGTCGCCCCGGGACTCGTGGCGGAACGTACCGTGGGGAGTGGCGGCGGGGTGCCGGTGGCCTGGAGGTGGGTGACGTATGACGGACGAGGGGCGGGAGCCGAGGGTGCCGCTCGGGATCGCGGAGGTCCTGGGAACGTCGATGGTGCCGACGCTGCTGCACGGGGACCAGCTGCTGGTGCACTACGGAGCCGAACTGCGGGCCGGGGACGTGGCGGTGCTGCGTCACCCGTTGCAGCAGGATCTGCTCATCGTCAAGCGGCTGATGGAGCGGCGCGAGAGCGGCTGGTGGGTGCTGGGGGACAACACCGACGACGAGGTGGTGGACAGCCGGGCGTTCGGTGCGGTTCCGGCCGAGCTCGTGCTCGGCCGGGTGCGCGGGCGTTTTAGGCCGATGACGGCCGGGCGCAGGCGCTCGGTCGGCTACCTGGCGTCCTGGGTCGTCTCCTCGGTCAGACCGGTGCTGTCGGACCGCTCGGTCTCCAGGCGCTTGCGGGCCCGGTAGGCGGCCACGTTGGCACGGGTCGCGCAGCGGTCCGAGCAGTAGCGGCGCGAGCGGTTGGTCGAGGTGTCGAGATAGGCGTTGCGGCACGGCGCCGCCTGGCACAGGCCGAGCCGGTCGACGCCGAACTCCGTGAGGTGGAAGGCCAGTCCCATGGAGGCGATCGCGGCGTAGCCCGCCGTCGCGTTCGAGGGGTGGTCGGCCAGGTGCATGTGCCACAGCGGGCGGCCGTCCTCGTCGCGGTGCTCGTGGCCCGACACCTGCGGGCTGACGGGGAATTCGAGCAGCAGCGAGTTGAGGAGGTCCACCGCCTGGACCTCCTGGCCCCCGTCGGCCGCCTCGAAGACCGCGCGCAGCCGGGCCCGCACCGAGCGGAAACGCGTCACGTCCGCGTCCGTGGCCCTGCGGGCCGCCGACTGGTTGGTGCCGAACAGGGCGCGGACCGCGTCGACCGACGTCAGCGTGTCCTTGTTGCGGGCCGGCTCCTCGGTGTTGACCAGGCGCACGGCGTAGTCCGAGTAATAGGCCAGTTCCACTTGTAGTCCTTACGGCGGCGGTCTAGGGTCGGGGGCGTTCCAGGTAACGGCTGGGTGCCCATCGAGGGTATTACACGGCGGCTTCGAAGGAGGGTTTCCGGTGACGGAAACGGGTGCGGAAACAGGTACGGGTACGGGCGGCGGCACCACCTGGCGCGGCTGGCAGGACAGCTGGGACCGTCAGCAGGAGTGGTACATGCCGGACCGCGAGGAGCGCTTCCGGGTCATGCTCGACATGGTCGAGGCCTGCGTCGGGCCCGCGCCGCGCGTGCTGGACCTCGCGTGCGGTACAGGGAGTATTACGGACCGGCTCCTCAAGAGGTTCCCGCAAGCGGTGAGCACCGGCGTGGATCTCGACCCCGCCCTGCTCGCCATCGCCGGCGGCACCTTCGCCGGGGACGAGCGGGTCACCTTCGTGAGCGCCGACCTCAAGGACCCGGGATGGGTCAAGGCGCTCCCGTACGATTCCTACGACGCCGTGCTCACCGCGACCGCCCTGCACTGGCTGCACAGCGAGCCGCTGGCCGCGCTCTACGGGCAGGTCGCCGGGCTCGTGCGGGAGGGAGGCGTCTTCATGAACGCCGACCACATGATCGACCCCGCCACCCCGCGCATCAACGCGGCCGAACGCGCCCACCGCCACGCCGCGATGGACCGCGCCAAGGCCGCCGGCGCCCTGGACTGGGCCGAGTGGTGGGCGCTGGCCGCCAAGGACCCCGTACTGGCCGGACCGACCGCCGCGCGGTACGAGATCTACGGCGAGCACGCCGACGGCGACATGCCCTCGGTGTCCTGGCACGCCGAGACCCTGCGCGCGGCCGGGTTCGCCGAGGCCCGCCCCGTGTGGGCCTCCCCTTCGGACACCCTGCTCCTCGCCCTGAAGTAGTCGGCGTCACGGTGCGTACGCGGAAGGGGGGTTGGGGGCTTCGCGCCCCCAACCCCCCTTCGAACGGGGCTACTTACCCGCGCTCACGCTCACAGCACCTTGGACAGGAACGACTTCGTCCGGTCGTGCTGAGGGTTCGTCAGGACCTCGCGCGGGTGGCCGGCTTCGACCACCACGCCGTCGTCCATGAAGACCAGCGAGTCGCCGACCTCGCGCGCGAAGCCCATCTCGTGGGTGACCACGATCATCGTCATGCCGTCCTCGGCCAGGCCCCGCATGACGTCCAGGACGTCACCCACCAGCTCCGGGTCGAGCGCGGAGGTCGGCTCGTCGAAGAGCATCAGCTTCGGCTGCATCGCCAGCGCGCGGGCGATCGCCACGCGCTGCTGCTGGCCGCCGG
Protein-coding regions in this window:
- a CDS encoding CGNR zinc finger domain-containing protein, encoding MELAYYSDYAVRLVNTEEPARNKDTLTSVDAVRALFGTNQSAARRATDADVTRFRSVRARLRAVFEAADGGQEVQAVDLLNSLLLEFPVSPQVSGHEHRDEDGRPLWHMHLADHPSNATAGYAAIASMGLAFHLTEFGVDRLGLCQAAPCRNAYLDTSTNRSRRYCSDRCATRANVAAYRARKRLETERSDSTGLTEETTQDAR
- a CDS encoding class I SAM-dependent methyltransferase, whose product is MPDREERFRVMLDMVEACVGPAPRVLDLACGTGSITDRLLKRFPQAVSTGVDLDPALLAIAGGTFAGDERVTFVSADLKDPGWVKALPYDSYDAVLTATALHWLHSEPLAALYGQVAGLVREGGVFMNADHMIDPATPRINAAERAHRHAAMDRAKAAGALDWAEWWALAAKDPVLAGPTAARYEIYGEHADGDMPSVSWHAETLRAAGFAEARPVWASPSDTLLLALK